From one Pirellulales bacterium genomic stretch:
- a CDS encoding PQQ-binding-like beta-propeller repeat protein — MRSRMLRSSNSLLAACPDLRGQASACRIALWLITAIVMFGSVRTAFGETNWPGWGGPTGTHHTSETGLPLNWSDDDIIWKTPLVGEGQSSPAIWGDQIFLTTAPEDGHRRVVMALDRRDGQILWEQTAWTGEPEETHRMNGWASATCATNGKVVIAFFGRGGLHGYSLDGKHLWSRDLGQFDGPWGTAASPVFYGDTVIQNCDSESKESSIAAFDSRTGETIWNTPREAVRGWSTPLLIHTAGRDELVLNGEKGVRGYDPATGRELWFCKGFAGRGEPVPAFAHGNLYVVNGLAGDVYSVRPGGDGNVTETHRVWHTPRRGGRDLPSPVVIGNYMLAISMPGILFCYDCQTGQELWKERLAANYSSTPLVAEGHAYFQNDAGETVVVEAGDSIKTVAKSKLTSEGDELFRAAIVPCQGKLLIRSTKALYCVGGKTAEGAE; from the coding sequence ATGCGATCGAGAATGCTTCGCAGCTCGAACTCCCTGTTGGCTGCTTGTCCCGATCTGCGGGGCCAGGCAAGTGCATGCCGGATCGCCCTCTGGTTGATCACCGCGATTGTCATGTTCGGCAGCGTTCGGACCGCATTCGGCGAAACAAATTGGCCCGGCTGGGGCGGTCCCACAGGCACCCATCACACTTCCGAAACCGGACTGCCCCTGAATTGGAGCGATGACGACATCATCTGGAAGACGCCCCTCGTAGGCGAGGGGCAGTCGAGCCCGGCCATCTGGGGCGACCAGATTTTTCTCACCACCGCGCCCGAGGACGGACATCGCCGGGTCGTCATGGCGCTTGATCGGCGTGATGGCCAGATCCTTTGGGAGCAGACGGCCTGGACCGGCGAGCCGGAAGAAACGCACCGCATGAATGGCTGGGCCTCGGCCACGTGCGCCACGAATGGCAAAGTGGTTATCGCCTTTTTCGGCCGCGGCGGCCTGCACGGCTATTCGCTCGATGGAAAGCATCTCTGGTCGCGCGACTTGGGACAGTTCGACGGCCCCTGGGGCACGGCCGCTAGCCCCGTGTTTTACGGCGACACAGTCATACAGAACTGTGACAGCGAGTCGAAAGAGTCATCGATCGCGGCCTTCGATTCGCGCACTGGCGAAACCATTTGGAACACGCCGCGCGAAGCGGTGCGCGGCTGGAGCACACCCCTGTTGATTCACACGGCTGGGCGCGACGAGCTCGTGCTCAATGGCGAGAAGGGGGTCCGCGGTTACGATCCCGCCACGGGCCGTGAACTGTGGTTCTGCAAAGGGTTTGCTGGCCGCGGCGAGCCGGTGCCGGCCTTTGCGCACGGCAATTTGTACGTCGTGAATGGCCTGGCCGGGGACGTCTATTCCGTCCGTCCCGGCGGCGACGGCAATGTAACTGAAACGCATCGCGTCTGGCACACGCCGCGCCGCGGCGGCCGCGACCTGCCTTCCCCCGTTGTGATCGGCAACTACATGCTGGCCATCAGCATGCCAGGCATCCTGTTTTGCTACGACTGCCAAACAGGGCAGGAACTGTGGAAGGAACGCCTGGCGGCGAACTATTCGTCGACACCGCTGGTGGCCGAAGGGCACGCCTACTTCCAGAACGACGCCGGCGAAACCGTGGTCGTCGAAGCGGGCGACTCGATCAAGACGGTTGCCAAGAGCAAACTGACATCCGAAGGGGACGAGTTGTTCCGCGCCGCGATCGTTCCCTGCCAGGGAAAGCTACTGATCCGCTCGACCAA